The DNA segment GTCATAAACATCAATCGCCACAACCACCGAGTCTCTCACACCTTTTCTCTTGGTTTTGGGAAGAGGAAATGCATGATTTGTCACAAGAAGGTGGATTGGAGGTACGGAGCTTATTCATGTTCCACATGTCCTGATGATTATGTCGTTCACTCAAAATGCGCAACTAGAAGTGATGTGTGGGATGGGGTAGAGCTCGAAGGGGTGCCTGAAGAATATTTTGATGTTTTGCCATTCGAAGTTATTGAAGAGGGAATTTCAATTAAACATTTTTCCCATGAAGAACATATCTTATACACGGTTGAAGATGAGGATGATATGACTGACGGAAGCATGCGTTGTGAAGCTTGCGTCCATCCTATCTTTTCCGAGGCTCACTACAAGTGTATGGAATGCCACTTTATCATCCACGAAACATGTGCTAATCTTCCTCTTCGAAAACGACATTGGCTCTCCACGACGCCGTTTTATTTAAACGCCAATGACAATGATACAAGCGACTCTTTCTTTCGGTGTGGTGCATGTCAAACAATATCCAATGGTTTCAGGTACGAGAGTGATAAGGGAGTATCACTAGACATGCGATGTGCGTTCGTGATCTCATCGTATAGTGATCATGAATGTCACCCGCATACCCTCTTTATCACTACCCTGGACGAGGGAAATTGTGGGGGCTGTAAGCTCACCAAAAAGCATGTGCTACGTTGTACTGAATGTGATTTCTCATTGTGCTTGGCGTGTGCTACTCTACCGAAAAAGATAAAACGCAAGGGTGATGAGCATTTTCTATTCTTGCGCCATGGTGAGAAAGAAGTCAGCGGTAAGTATTGGTGTGAAGTTTGTGAAGCCGTTTTAGATCCACATGAGGAATGGTTTTACACATGCCATGTTTCTGGAGTCACTTTTCATATTAAGTGTGTGGTTGGTGAGTTTCCAAATGCTAAGCCAGGATTCACTTATCGTTATCAATGTGTGCTAGGGCATAATCTTACACTCTACGGCGCAAGAGTCTGCACTCGCCACCACGGGGAAGAGATAATACAACTTGTTCGCAATGACCGTTCTACGAGACCTAAATGCGCCTCATGCGGCTCTCGTTGCCTACCTCCCCTTATTTTAAAGTTCTACTTGGTGGATACTTATGAGGTTTATTGTTGTAATCTTGAGTGTTCTCTCAAATTTCTGCTAGACTCAGCACAAGACTTTAACCAGTATTTTCAAAACTGGACCAGACCAGCCGGCCGAACCGGTCCAACCATAACTCCTTTAGTTGGTTGAGTTCGGCGTATGCCCAAACAAATGAaatgtataatttaataaattaagtaATATGTTTTTTATGACGGTTTGTTGTCTTTTAGTTTTTAGTGTTGGTTCTTTTAGGTTTCATCTTATGGTTTATCCTCTTGTATTGCTGTCTTTGTCTCTCCTATGGTGGGTTGTTGGCTCCGGTAGCGGTTTACCGCTAGTTGGCTTTGTATTCCGTTAATGTTTTAATATAACACCGgttgacaaacaaaaaattagtaAAGTAGGTAACTCAGttggtttttggatttttcattcttcttcttttccgaGATGACAAGAAACCTTGTAATTCGGAAAAGGTATCTAATGGTGGCCTTAGCCTATTTTAGTTACTATTTACTGGAGATTTCCATCCATTACATCTTGAACCCGATTAATGATTGTTCAAACAATAGCCACAAATTATTACTTTTTCCTGTGGTGAacaatttattataaatgtttGAGCTCAGGTATGAAAACCTAATCTTTGGTTACTTAACATTTGCAATAACAGCTCATGTGCTCATGTCAAAGGCAATAGAACCATTTTTTCCTGTTGTGAACAATTCATTATAAGAGTGGGAAGTCGAGTTGGCAATTGTGCTCATGTCAAAAGGCAAGAGACATCT comes from the Brassica rapa cultivar Chiifu-401-42 chromosome A01, CAAS_Brap_v3.01, whole genome shotgun sequence genome and includes:
- the LOC103850052 gene encoding uncharacterized protein LOC103850052 → MDTHFWSPDHRDEVPFDDRWEIAFTAKSVIKNLNRSPSNFCGDCLEHIEDNDFRWRCSLCIKKWHLRCVPSSPDDINHPFHPYHPLELLIDVPRPPDHSKSKCDECQQELKSYFYHCSLCDFSMHVRCSKEPPPPIVETAKCHEHTLTCMVRNDTFTCNACGTHGERCPYVCAPCGVMFHWECIKLPHVININRHNHRVSHTFSLGFGKRKCMICHKKVDWRYGAYSCSTCPDDYVVHSKCATRSDVWDGVELEGVPEEYFDVLPFEVIEEGISIKHFSHEEHILYTVEDEDDMTDGSMRCEACVHPIFSEAHYKCMECHFIIHETCANLPLRKRHWLSTTPFYLNANDNDTSDSFFRCGACQTISNGFRYESDKGVSLDMRCAFVISSYSDHECHPHTLFITTLDEGNCGGCKLTKKHVLRCTECDFSLCLACATLPKKIKRKGDEHFLFLRHGEKEVSGHNLTLYGARVCTRHHGEEIIQLVRNDRSTRPKCASCGSRCLPPLILKFYLVDTYEVYCCNLECSLKFLLDSAQDFNQYFQNWTRPAGRTGPTITPLVG